A window from Planococcus maritimus encodes these proteins:
- a CDS encoding SPFH domain-containing protein: MAFFGNQFSDVVEWEEFRDDMIFWKWTNKEIKKGSRLIIRPGQDAIFFNNGKVEGIFEQEGEYDIVSEIVPFLSTLKGFRFGFNSGMRVEVLFVNTKEFTVKWGTKSPINIPAPQLPGGMPIRANGTFHFKVNDYVNLIDKVAGVKQSYLVEDVQLRITARLDQLLMKWITREGKDMFNLQSNSHEIGKGIQDDLNMEIMDDGMKVTGFQVMSFNYPKEIQDMINKNASHGMVGDVSKYQQISVADAMGKSSGSNTASDMAGMMMGMNIAKEMMDDQKESPNSSASSSSASGSTGGQQGPNFCPNCGEKVSGAKFCPNCGQKLVG, translated from the coding sequence ATGGCATTTTTTGGCAATCAATTTTCAGACGTGGTGGAATGGGAAGAGTTCCGCGACGATATGATTTTTTGGAAGTGGACGAATAAGGAAATCAAAAAAGGCAGCCGGTTGATCATTCGGCCAGGCCAGGATGCGATTTTCTTCAATAACGGCAAAGTGGAAGGGATCTTCGAGCAAGAAGGCGAGTACGACATCGTTTCAGAGATCGTGCCGTTCCTGTCCACTTTGAAAGGCTTCCGCTTCGGCTTTAACAGCGGCATGCGAGTCGAAGTGCTATTCGTCAATACGAAAGAATTCACCGTCAAATGGGGCACGAAAAGCCCTATCAATATCCCCGCTCCGCAGCTTCCGGGCGGCATGCCCATCCGCGCGAACGGCACGTTCCATTTTAAAGTGAACGATTACGTCAATTTGATCGACAAAGTCGCCGGCGTCAAACAAAGCTACCTGGTCGAAGATGTTCAATTGCGCATTACGGCGCGTCTCGATCAATTATTGATGAAGTGGATCACCCGTGAAGGCAAGGACATGTTCAATTTGCAGTCGAATTCACATGAAATCGGCAAGGGCATCCAGGATGATTTGAACATGGAAATCATGGACGACGGGATGAAAGTGACTGGCTTCCAGGTCATGAGCTTTAACTACCCGAAAGAAATCCAGGACATGATCAATAAAAACGCCTCACACGGCATGGTCGGAGACGTGTCAAAATACCAGCAAATCTCTGTCGCGGATGCGATGGGCAAATCATCCGGGTCAAATACAGCCTCCGATATGGCGGGCATGATGATGGGAATGAACATCGCCAAGGAAATGATGGATGACCAGAAAGAATCGCCAAACTCGAGCGCAAGTTCATCAAGCGCTTCAGGCAGCACGGGCGGCCAACAAGGACCGAACTTCTGCCCGAATTGCGGCGAGAAAGTGAGCGGTGCTAAATTTTGCCCAAACTGCGGACAGAAGCTGGTTGGATAG
- a CDS encoding SDR family NAD(P)-dependent oxidoreductase, with product MAKTAIVTGGGSGLGQSAALRLAQEGINIAVVDISEKGGNETVEQVKALGPDAIFIRADVSKAQEVKNYVDKTVEHFGSIDYFFNNAGISGSGKQFLETDIEEIEQIVGINMLGALYGLRYVAEVMVNNGGGAIVNTASSAGVIGQDTVVTYSATKHGIVGMTKSLVAEYAKDGLRVNAVAPGPTETPMVKAYFDANPKMKKSAEEGIPQKRLGTADEVAELVAFLLTSKAQYINGDVIRIDGGFTSTK from the coding sequence ATGGCAAAAACAGCAATCGTTACAGGAGGCGGCAGCGGGCTCGGGCAATCGGCCGCGTTGCGCTTGGCACAGGAAGGCATCAATATCGCAGTCGTCGACATCAGTGAAAAAGGCGGCAATGAGACGGTCGAGCAAGTAAAAGCGCTTGGCCCGGATGCTATCTTTATCCGTGCAGATGTATCCAAAGCACAAGAAGTCAAAAACTACGTTGATAAAACGGTCGAACATTTCGGATCGATTGATTATTTCTTCAATAACGCCGGCATTTCCGGGAGCGGCAAACAATTTCTTGAAACGGATATAGAGGAAATCGAGCAGATTGTCGGTATCAACATGCTCGGCGCGCTTTATGGCCTGCGCTATGTAGCAGAAGTAATGGTGAACAACGGTGGCGGGGCGATCGTCAATACTGCATCAAGCGCCGGCGTCATCGGTCAAGATACAGTCGTCACTTATTCCGCAACCAAGCATGGCATCGTCGGCATGACTAAGTCACTGGTTGCCGAATACGCGAAAGACGGCTTGCGCGTGAACGCTGTGGCTCCTGGTCCGACTGAAACGCCGATGGTCAAAGCCTATTTTGACGCCAATCCAAAAATGAAGAAAAGCGCAGAAGAAGGCATCCCGCAAAAACGCCTCGGTACAGCAGATGAAGTCGCAGAACTCGTGGCGTTCCTGCTGACGTCGAAAGCGCAATACATTAACGGCGACGTCATCCGCATTGACGGGGGCTTCACCAGCACAAAATAA
- a CDS encoding DUF2798 domain-containing protein: MQQDKRLPHNGKEGLLFGSLIVTITVLLMTSYNVMLHTEHFTLETMWTILKIIPVMWIIAMILEGAIFGRLAESLTKKLTNDSSSFHKKVLLRIVFTVIGMSVAMTFVGDIIANGIHNEIFSNWLAHWPYNFAIVLIAEILLIQPLARQVMVKLHESKDRQAAIVR; encoded by the coding sequence ATGCAACAAGACAAACGCCTGCCACATAATGGCAAAGAAGGACTGCTTTTCGGCTCGCTAATAGTGACAATAACGGTGCTGCTCATGACCAGCTACAACGTCATGCTTCATACAGAGCATTTTACACTGGAAACGATGTGGACAATCCTAAAAATCATACCGGTCATGTGGATCATTGCAATGATTCTTGAAGGAGCAATCTTTGGAAGACTAGCAGAATCGTTAACAAAGAAACTGACGAATGACTCCTCTTCTTTCCACAAAAAAGTTTTGCTCCGTATTGTCTTCACAGTCATTGGCATGTCCGTGGCGATGACTTTTGTCGGTGACATCATCGCCAATGGCATCCACAACGAAATCTTCAGTAACTGGCTCGCGCATTGGCCATACAATTTTGCGATTGTACTGATTGCCGAAATTCTATTGATCCAACCCCTCGCACGCCAGGTAATGGTGAAATTGCACGAATCAAAAGACCGTCAAGCTGCCATCGTCCGATAA
- a CDS encoding mismatch-specific DNA-glycosylase, with protein MELTPIPDHVKDGLDILFVGFNPSIRSSETGYHYANPNNRFWKILFESGLTPRKYAPEENHDLLKLGYGLTNIVPRPTKAAADITKEEYKEGAEQLKRKIERYRPKVLCFVGKGVYLQFSGKKSTHWGKQPDSVIPGVIEFVAPSSSGLVGMKQAEIVEIYEGLHQLICENN; from the coding sequence ATGGAACTTACACCTATTCCCGATCACGTGAAAGACGGGCTCGACATCCTATTTGTCGGGTTCAACCCGAGCATCCGCTCTAGTGAAACCGGCTATCATTACGCGAATCCAAACAACCGTTTTTGGAAGATCCTCTTCGAATCCGGACTAACACCCAGAAAGTACGCGCCGGAAGAAAATCATGATTTACTCAAACTTGGCTACGGCTTGACGAATATCGTTCCTCGCCCGACTAAAGCAGCGGCCGATATCACTAAAGAGGAATACAAAGAAGGCGCCGAACAATTAAAACGCAAAATCGAACGTTACCGGCCGAAAGTGCTATGTTTTGTCGGCAAAGGTGTCTACCTCCAATTTAGCGGCAAGAAATCCACTCATTGGGGCAAGCAGCCGGACTCAGTCATTCCTGGTGTCATCGAATTTGTCGCTCCCTCTTCAAGTGGCCTAGTGGGGATGAAACAAGCCGAAATCGTGGAAATTTACGAAGGTTTGCACCAATTGATATGTGAAAACAACTAA
- a CDS encoding BsuPI-related putative proteinase inhibitor, whose protein sequence is MKQKAGTSWLILIVALLMLASCGTESDNLPEDPDTGGEIIEGEVTSTIEEMDNGTYRYTVKNDTQELVTFNFTSGQRYDFTLTDEQGIEVFRMSSVSMYTQALGEENLSPGEELQYDIQVPAANLEPGTYTLEVWMTSTEGTNYPAEIEHIIE, encoded by the coding sequence ATGAAGCAAAAAGCCGGAACTAGTTGGTTGATACTAATCGTGGCTCTTTTGATGCTCGCTTCGTGCGGCACCGAAAGCGACAATCTACCGGAAGATCCGGATACAGGGGGCGAGATCATCGAAGGTGAAGTCACATCAACAATCGAAGAAATGGACAATGGAACCTACCGTTATACCGTAAAAAACGATACACAAGAGCTTGTGACGTTCAACTTCACGAGCGGACAGCGCTATGATTTCACTTTAACTGACGAACAGGGCATCGAAGTATTCCGCATGTCGTCCGTCAGCATGTACACCCAAGCGCTGGGTGAAGAAAACTTATCCCCTGGCGAAGAGCTTCAATACGATATTCAAGTGCCAGCAGCCAATCTCGAACCTGGTACCTATACGCTTGAAGTGTGGATGACATCGACAGAAGGCACAAATTATCCAGCGGAAATTGAACACATCATCGAATAG
- a CDS encoding class I adenylate-forming enzyme family protein, translating into MHEQTKEEWEMNITTSLTMNATRQPDLVALNFEGKSYTYQELNAEVNRLANALVREGIAKGDKVALFMKNSDAYVIAFFAALKAGGVVVPVNYRLNAEEAGYLFGQSDAAYVFCDQEFESLVAEAKKSEELLHQVVVYPKAQEQAHLSWDEMLDDDRTEPNVEILPEDDAEILYTSGTTGPPKGALFDHQRIVNVSTSFILGTGVNHDDRLLHAAPFFHPSQLNLFLVTGVILGVPQTILRDFATRDVLEAIQQDGCTVFFGLPDMYHALMEAPESTYDLGTIRKCMYGTDPMPSGLVARAMKFFGHEQFYNLCFLTEGGPGGVYLLPSEHAHKEGAGGKSMYMTHVRVVDESMNDVAPGRVGEFIMRGETIMKSYYKMPDETEAAFRNGWLLTGDLATIDEDGYITLVDRKSDRIISAGNNIYSIEIEQLLNRHPQIQEAATVGIPEEEWGEIVGVVIVPKEGETIDEVALSEYLLEHLPPHKAPKKFRFADELPRNASGKILKYQLRERHTSEYTWFRHTFIER; encoded by the coding sequence ATTCATGAACAAACAAAGGAGGAATGGGAGATGAACATTACCACGTCTTTAACGATGAACGCGACGCGTCAGCCTGATTTAGTGGCATTGAATTTCGAGGGGAAATCCTATACGTATCAGGAATTAAACGCGGAAGTGAATCGCTTGGCGAACGCTTTAGTACGTGAAGGGATTGCAAAAGGCGATAAAGTCGCGCTATTCATGAAGAATTCGGATGCTTACGTCATAGCGTTTTTTGCGGCATTGAAGGCAGGGGGCGTCGTCGTCCCAGTCAATTACAGGCTAAATGCTGAGGAAGCGGGCTATCTCTTTGGTCAGTCGGATGCGGCCTATGTGTTTTGCGATCAGGAGTTTGAAAGCTTAGTGGCGGAAGCAAAGAAATCGGAGGAGCTGCTGCACCAAGTGGTCGTCTACCCGAAAGCGCAAGAGCAAGCCCACCTGAGCTGGGACGAAATGCTGGACGATGACCGCACGGAACCCAACGTAGAAATCTTGCCGGAAGACGATGCCGAAATCCTCTATACTTCAGGAACGACCGGCCCGCCGAAAGGAGCACTTTTTGACCACCAGCGAATCGTCAATGTCAGCACCTCTTTCATCCTCGGGACCGGTGTCAATCATGATGACCGCTTGCTTCATGCTGCACCATTTTTCCATCCTTCCCAGCTGAATTTGTTTTTAGTGACCGGCGTCATACTCGGCGTGCCACAAACCATCTTGCGCGACTTTGCGACCAGGGATGTATTGGAAGCCATTCAACAGGACGGCTGTACGGTGTTTTTCGGATTGCCTGATATGTACCATGCATTGATGGAGGCACCGGAGAGCACGTACGACCTCGGGACGATTCGTAAATGCATGTACGGGACAGACCCGATGCCAAGCGGCCTGGTGGCACGTGCGATGAAATTCTTCGGTCACGAACAATTTTATAATTTATGCTTTCTCACTGAGGGCGGTCCGGGAGGCGTTTATTTGTTGCCAAGCGAGCATGCTCATAAAGAAGGCGCCGGCGGTAAGTCAATGTACATGACACATGTCCGAGTGGTCGATGAATCAATGAACGACGTCGCGCCGGGGCGGGTCGGTGAATTCATCATGCGCGGCGAGACAATCATGAAATCGTATTACAAGATGCCCGATGAAACCGAAGCCGCCTTCCGAAATGGCTGGTTGTTGACTGGCGATCTTGCGACAATCGACGAAGACGGCTACATCACGCTCGTCGACCGAAAATCCGACCGCATCATCTCTGCGGGAAACAATATCTATTCAATTGAAATTGAACAATTGCTAAATCGTCATCCGCAAATTCAGGAAGCGGCGACTGTCGGAATCCCTGAAGAAGAGTGGGGCGAAATCGTCGGTGTTGTCATCGTTCCAAAAGAAGGGGAGACGATCGATGAAGTGGCGCTTTCGGAATACTTGCTGGAACATTTGCCGCCTCACAAAGCCCCGAAAAAATTCCGTTTCGCGGATGAATTGCCGCGCAACGCTTCAGGAAAAATTTTGAAATATCAGTTGCGTGAACGGCATACTAGCGAATACACTTGGTTCCGTCATACATTCATTGAACGTTGA
- a CDS encoding DUF1456 family protein: MDNNDVLIRLRYALDLKNSDVKEIFALGGEKVDAVDVPLILTKTPEPEDEGAEANIPLANDQLERFLNGLITFNRGPKPGDAGPPDVSGEHVNNLVLKKLRIALELTSEDLLDLWKLAGINVSKGELGAFLRKEGHKNYKELGDQLMRNLLKGITLNYRP, translated from the coding sequence ATGGACAATAACGATGTATTGATCCGGTTGCGCTATGCGCTGGACTTGAAAAATAGCGACGTAAAAGAAATTTTCGCACTCGGCGGGGAAAAAGTGGATGCGGTGGATGTCCCGTTGATCTTAACGAAAACGCCGGAACCAGAAGATGAAGGGGCAGAAGCCAATATTCCGTTGGCAAACGATCAGTTGGAGCGTTTTTTGAACGGCCTGATTACCTTTAACCGCGGCCCGAAACCTGGTGACGCCGGACCACCTGACGTAAGTGGCGAACACGTTAACAATTTGGTCTTGAAAAAGCTGCGCATTGCGTTGGAACTGACGAGCGAAGATTTACTTGACTTGTGGAAGCTGGCTGGGATCAATGTTTCTAAAGGCGAACTTGGCGCTTTTCTCCGGAAAGAAGGCCACAAGAACTACAAAGAGCTGGGCGATCAACTTATGCGGAATCTTCTTAAAGGCATCACGCTGAATTATCGTCCGTAA
- a CDS encoding fructose bisphosphate aldolase translates to MNTKQFEVMKNGKGFIAALDQSGGSTPKALKLYGVNEDAYSNEDEMYDLIHEMRTRVMTAPGFTSDHILGAILFEQTMDRDVYGKYTSDYLWEAKGVVPFLKIDKGLADEQNGVQLMKPNPNLNELLTRAVERNVFGTKMRSVIKEPNEDGIKQVVDQQFEVAKEVIAAGLVPIIEPEVDINSANKEQIEAMLNDEILSHLDKLSDDEYVMLKLTIPTLANFYKELIDHPRVVRVVALSGGYPREEANEKLAENNGLIASFSRALSEGLSADQADEDFNATLDQSIKGIYEASIT, encoded by the coding sequence ATGAACACAAAACAATTTGAAGTAATGAAGAACGGCAAAGGCTTTATTGCAGCGCTCGACCAAAGCGGTGGCAGTACGCCAAAAGCGTTAAAACTGTATGGTGTGAACGAAGATGCTTACTCCAATGAAGACGAAATGTACGACTTGATTCACGAAATGAGAACACGTGTTATGACAGCACCCGGCTTTACGTCAGATCACATACTCGGGGCCATCCTGTTCGAACAAACGATGGACCGCGATGTCTATGGCAAATACACGAGCGATTATCTCTGGGAAGCAAAAGGCGTCGTGCCATTCCTGAAGATCGATAAAGGACTCGCTGATGAACAAAACGGCGTGCAATTGATGAAGCCGAATCCGAATTTAAACGAGTTGTTGACGCGTGCGGTTGAACGCAATGTCTTCGGCACGAAAATGCGCTCAGTCATCAAAGAGCCAAACGAAGACGGCATCAAGCAAGTAGTCGACCAGCAATTTGAAGTGGCGAAAGAAGTTATCGCCGCAGGACTCGTGCCGATCATTGAGCCGGAAGTCGACATCAACAGCGCCAACAAAGAACAAATCGAGGCGATGTTAAACGACGAAATCTTGAGCCATCTTGATAAACTCAGCGACGACGAGTACGTCATGCTGAAATTGACGATTCCGACACTCGCGAATTTCTACAAAGAACTTATCGATCACCCGCGCGTCGTGCGCGTTGTGGCGTTGTCCGGCGGCTATCCGCGAGAAGAAGCGAACGAAAAGCTTGCTGAAAACAACGGCTTGATCGCCAGCTTCTCACGCGCCTTGTCCGAAGGCTTAAGCGCCGACCAAGCGGATGAAGACTTTAATGCGACACTCGACCAGTCGATTAAAGGAATCTACGAAGCATCCATCACCTGA
- a CDS encoding oxidoreductase — protein sequence MKDVHHKIAIITGGNSGIGWEAANMLAGRGFSILLAVRDLVKGENAKREILDFHPEATVAVLKLDLADLSSVRHFADSYKKHFHSLDLLVNNAGIMMPPYGKTKDGFELQFGSNYLGHFALTAHLLPLLAKTPASRVITLGSLAHNRGTIDFDNLDGSKGYRAKKFYNQSKLANMLFAIELDRRLKKHNLQTISVACHPGVSATNIFKIGKYDAPVLVRDFANRFLQPPDMGALATLHAATEPDLKGGEYIGPAGKGRRKGYPALDTPHPTAVDEALAQKLWDVAEQLTGVTFDFVSAEREHSSPEN from the coding sequence TTGAAAGATGTCCATCACAAAATCGCCATCATCACTGGCGGCAATAGCGGCATCGGATGGGAAGCTGCCAATATGCTTGCCGGACGAGGCTTCTCGATTCTACTGGCTGTCCGTGACCTGGTTAAAGGCGAAAACGCCAAACGGGAAATTCTCGATTTCCATCCGGAAGCGACGGTTGCGGTATTAAAGCTCGACTTGGCTGACCTTTCAAGCGTCCGCCACTTTGCGGACAGCTACAAAAAACACTTTCATTCACTCGATCTATTGGTCAATAATGCAGGAATCATGATGCCGCCATACGGCAAAACGAAAGACGGCTTTGAACTGCAGTTTGGCAGCAACTACCTTGGCCATTTCGCGTTGACTGCACATCTTCTGCCCTTGCTCGCCAAAACGCCAGCTTCGCGCGTCATCACACTCGGCAGTCTGGCGCATAACCGTGGCACAATCGACTTCGATAATCTCGACGGATCAAAAGGCTACAGGGCAAAAAAATTCTACAATCAAAGCAAACTCGCCAATATGCTATTTGCCATAGAACTCGACCGCAGGCTGAAAAAGCACAACCTACAGACCATCAGCGTCGCTTGCCATCCCGGAGTTTCAGCCACCAATATTTTCAAGATCGGCAAATACGACGCACCCGTGCTAGTGCGCGATTTCGCCAACCGCTTTTTGCAGCCACCCGATATGGGAGCGCTCGCCACCCTCCATGCCGCCACCGAACCGGATCTCAAAGGTGGCGAATACATCGGCCCGGCAGGAAAAGGGCGCAGAAAAGGCTATCCGGCTCTCGATACGCCCCATCCGACAGCCGTCGATGAAGCACTCGCTCAAAAATTATGGGACGTCGCCGAGCAATTGACGGGTGTCACATTCGATTTTGTATCGGCTGAGCGTGAACATTCATCACCGGAAAACTGA
- the ilvA gene encoding threonine ammonia-lyase IlvA, which yields MAKNITELEREAVADEVTVADIMVANQALKDVIIRTPLQRNEILSARYGCNVFLKREDQQVVRSFKLRGAYNFIRSMTEAERAKGVVCASAGNHAQGVAYSCQALGIEGKIFMPLTTPSQKVSQVKRFGGAYVEVILIGDSFDDAFAAAMEVCSAEGKTFVHPFNTEAVIAGQGTVAVEVLNDMQEPVDYMFCAIGGGGLASGVGTYLKGISPSTKLIGVEPQGAASMKASLKEGQVTRLETIDTFVDGAAVKQVGDLSMAICQKVLDDIVPVPEGKVCTTILELYNENAIVAEPAGALSVAALDFYREEIRGKNVVCVVSGGNNDIERMQEIKEKSLIYEGLKHYFIVTFPQRAGALRKFMGDVLGEQDDITHFEYTKRNNREQGPVLVGIELKDPADYGPLVERMAQNGFPYKDINNDSLLFNLLI from the coding sequence ATGGCAAAAAACATCACAGAGCTGGAAAGGGAAGCTGTCGCGGACGAGGTGACCGTGGCCGATATTATGGTCGCTAATCAGGCGCTGAAGGATGTCATCATCCGAACGCCCTTACAGCGCAATGAGATTCTCTCGGCACGTTACGGCTGCAATGTCTTTTTAAAACGGGAAGACCAGCAAGTGGTCCGTTCCTTTAAACTGCGTGGCGCTTATAATTTCATTCGCAGTATGACCGAAGCTGAACGGGCAAAAGGCGTCGTTTGCGCAAGTGCCGGAAATCATGCGCAAGGCGTGGCTTATTCTTGCCAGGCACTTGGCATTGAAGGCAAGATTTTCATGCCGCTTACGACACCGAGTCAAAAAGTGTCACAAGTAAAGCGCTTTGGCGGTGCCTATGTAGAGGTCATCTTGATCGGCGACAGCTTTGATGATGCTTTCGCAGCAGCGATGGAAGTTTGTTCGGCAGAAGGCAAGACTTTCGTACACCCGTTCAATACCGAAGCGGTCATCGCAGGACAAGGAACGGTTGCGGTCGAAGTGCTCAATGATATGCAAGAACCAGTCGATTATATGTTTTGCGCAATCGGCGGAGGCGGATTGGCGTCTGGTGTCGGCACGTATTTAAAAGGCATCTCTCCATCAACGAAACTGATCGGTGTCGAACCACAAGGCGCAGCGAGCATGAAAGCTTCCCTCAAAGAAGGCCAAGTGACGCGACTTGAGACAATCGATACCTTTGTCGACGGAGCGGCAGTGAAGCAGGTAGGTGATTTGTCGATGGCGATCTGCCAAAAAGTACTGGATGATATCGTTCCGGTTCCAGAAGGCAAGGTATGCACGACAATTCTCGAGCTGTATAACGAAAATGCGATTGTCGCAGAACCGGCCGGCGCTTTGTCTGTGGCAGCACTCGATTTTTACCGAGAAGAAATTCGTGGTAAGAATGTCGTTTGCGTCGTCAGCGGCGGCAATAACGATATTGAGCGCATGCAGGAGATCAAGGAAAAGTCCTTGATTTACGAAGGCCTGAAACATTATTTCATCGTCACATTCCCGCAACGTGCGGGAGCTCTTCGGAAGTTTATGGGCGATGTGCTCGGTGAACAAGACGATATCACCCATTTTGAATACACCAAACGAAATAACCGGGAACAGGGACCTGTCCTTGTGGGGATTGAATTGAAAGACCCGGCGGATTATGGTCCACTCGTTGAACGCATGGCACAAAACGGCTTTCCGTATAAAGACATCAATAACGATTCGTTGCTGTTCAATTTATTGATTTGA
- the msrB gene encoding peptide-methionine (R)-S-oxide reductase MsrB — translation MTRYFMPILLLLLLLAGCSSEAATDSTSVSSSASESRFPDNPNEELEFDTENLEDIWFAGGCFWGVEAYMARIYGVYDVTSGYAGGTIEDPTYEEVLTGDTGYAETVHLRYDPERVSLEELLDRYFLIIDPTLVDQQGNDRGNQYRTAIFYDDPSAVSTIDEVITEEQKKYDKPIVTEVEPLTNYYLAENYHQDYLEKNPDGYCHVDFTSLEDQQVPQLIDPADYPKPDEEEIRAMLTDEQYRVTQDDGTETAFDNEYDGFYEPGIYVDIVTGEPLFSSTDKYDSGTGWPSFTKPIDPAVVTEHDDLSLFGIRTEIRSRTGDSHLGHVFEDGPEDAGGLRYCMNSAALRFVPLEEMEAQGYGNLTDKVN, via the coding sequence ATGACACGATATTTCATGCCCATACTCTTACTGCTATTGCTGCTCGCAGGCTGTTCAAGCGAAGCAGCTACTGACTCCACTTCAGTTTCATCTTCAGCATCAGAATCTCGTTTCCCAGACAATCCAAATGAAGAACTCGAATTCGATACGGAAAACCTCGAAGACATTTGGTTTGCAGGTGGCTGCTTCTGGGGTGTTGAAGCCTATATGGCACGCATCTACGGCGTTTACGATGTGACTTCTGGCTATGCAGGCGGAACGATCGAAGACCCGACTTATGAAGAAGTACTGACAGGCGATACCGGCTATGCCGAAACTGTCCATTTACGATACGACCCAGAACGCGTGTCGCTCGAGGAACTGCTCGACCGCTATTTCCTGATCATCGATCCGACGCTTGTCGATCAGCAAGGCAATGACCGCGGCAATCAATACCGGACCGCCATTTTTTATGATGACCCGTCTGCCGTGAGTACAATTGACGAGGTGATCACAGAAGAGCAAAAGAAATACGATAAACCAATCGTCACCGAAGTCGAACCGCTGACGAATTACTACCTCGCGGAAAACTACCATCAAGATTATTTGGAAAAAAATCCTGACGGCTATTGCCATGTGGATTTCACTAGCCTAGAAGACCAACAAGTACCGCAATTAATCGATCCAGCCGATTATCCAAAACCAGATGAAGAAGAAATTCGGGCGATGCTGACAGATGAACAATACCGCGTCACTCAAGATGACGGCACCGAAACGGCGTTCGATAATGAATACGACGGCTTTTACGAGCCAGGTATTTATGTCGATATCGTCACTGGTGAACCGCTCTTTTCATCCACAGACAAATACGATTCCGGAACTGGTTGGCCAAGTTTCACGAAACCGATCGATCCGGCAGTCGTGACTGAACACGATGACTTGTCCCTATTCGGCATACGGACGGAAATCAGAAGCCGAACAGGCGATAGTCACTTGGGACACGTGTTCGAAGACGGTCCGGAAGATGCAGGCGGTTTGCGCTATTGCATGAACAGCGCAGCTTTACGTTTTGTGCCGCTTGAAGAAATGGAAGCGCAAGGTTATGGAAATTTAACAGACAAGGTAAATTGA
- a CDS encoding TlpA family protein disulfide reductase: MKLPQLLLVLAALLLTLSSCSEALSENRGPEAPDFALPDLNGTVHHLSDYRGEKVYLFFWASWCSICLSGLNELEELAESENDFTILTIISPGTYAERNANEFNAWFSAIDHHGDFIVLLDDGGDVFGQFEMEAYPSSAWISSAGRITKQRTGHISNDEILELMNSIR; this comes from the coding sequence ATGAAATTACCACAACTGCTGCTTGTACTGGCTGCCCTTCTGCTCACTCTCTCTTCCTGCTCGGAAGCCTTATCAGAAAACCGCGGCCCCGAGGCACCTGATTTTGCGTTACCTGATCTCAATGGCACCGTCCATCATCTCTCCGACTACCGAGGCGAAAAAGTGTATCTGTTCTTTTGGGCATCCTGGTGCTCGATTTGCCTTTCCGGATTGAACGAGCTGGAAGAATTGGCCGAAAGTGAAAACGACTTTACGATCCTCACCATCATTTCCCCCGGAACCTACGCTGAACGAAATGCCAATGAATTCAATGCTTGGTTCTCAGCCATTGACCATCACGGGGATTTTATTGTCCTGCTGGATGACGGAGGGGATGTATTCGGACAGTTCGAAATGGAGGCCTATCCGAGTTCTGCCTGGATCAGTTCTGCTGGAAGAATCACCAAGCAACGCACCGGCCACATAAGCAACGACGAAATACTCGAATTGATGAATTCGATTCGCTAG